The sequence below is a genomic window from Pyrobaculum sp. 3827-6.
TGTAGCTATTTGGGGGGAAGAATATACAACCTCTCGGCGGCTTTGGCGGCGCAGAGGGAGTTTTACGAGAGGAGGGTGGCCGATCTCTCTGCTAGGGTTAAGGCGCTTTCGCAGGAGCTTGAGGCTGTGCGCGCGGAGCGGGATAGACTGCTCGTCGTGGGGCCCCAGTCTGTGGCTCTCTACGCCTCGGTGGCGGCTGGCGTGGCTGGGGGGGTATTTGCTGTCTACCTAGCCCGGCGTAGGCAGAAGCCGTTCTGGAGGGAGGATGTGGGGCGTAGGTGATATGGATTGGAGGTGGCTGTGGTTGCTCCTCCCAGTGTTTTTGCTTCTCCAGTATTTTGTTAGGGTGGATTTCTGGCTGTGGATCCCGGTGTGGGGCCTCCTCGCCGTGCTTTACTCCAGGTGGGCGCTCGGCTGTGAGGACGGAGGCCTCTCCAGGGGGGTGGCGACGGCGGCTGTGTACGGGGCGTTGCTGGTGGCTGTGGGTTGGGTATTTGGCTGGGAGGCTAGTGTCTATGGCGGCTCTCCAGCGGCGTCTGTCTTAAACGCCGTGTTTTTTGGCGTCTTGGCTCTGGCCAGGGAGCTGGCGCGCTCCGCCGCACTTTCTGCCGTGGGTAGTGGCGACTTGCGTGTATTTCTGGTCTCGGCGACGCTTGCCTTTGAGCCGGGGTGGCTCCGCCCGTCTCCGACTTGGGTCGGGACGGTGCTGGTGCCTTCGCTGGCTGTTTCCCTAGCAGCATCTTATCTACAGCTGAGGTACGGGACCTTCGCCTCGCTACCTCTGGCCTTTGTATGGGGGGTGGCCCCCTACGTCGCGCCGGTTTGGGTGAAGGCTCCGTGGGTTTTTTACGGCCTTCTACACATCCTCTTCCTCATAGGGGTGTTGCTGGACGTCTCCCCTCCAGGCTCAGTCGCCTGGAGGGATGTCTTGTTGGCGGGGGTGGTGGTTCTGGTTGTGGTTTTCGCGGCGGGTGGGCTGGGGGTGAGGCCCTTCGTAGTGGCCACTGGTAGCATGTCGCCGGTGTATATGCCAGGAGACGTTGTGCTGGTGGCACCTGCGAAGTCCATAAATGTGGGGGACGTGGTGTTGTACAGGGCCGACGTCGGCTACGTTCTTCACCGTGTTATTGATGTAAGGCGGGAGGGGCGGCAGATTTACTACGTCACCAAAGGCGACGCCAACGCGTCTCCAGACCCTAGGCCGGTGCCGCGGGAGAACGTGGTGGGGGTTGCGGTGGGGAGGATTCCCTACGTGGGGTGGCCGGCGCTGTGGATCCGGGACCCGGCGGGGGGCTGGCCCTACCTAGCCGCCTTGTTGGGAGGGGTGGCCGGAGTAGAGCTCGCCCTTGGGAGGGTTATCCGCCGCCGCAACGGCCTATCTTCTTCTCGAAGGTGAGGGTGCCGTTGGCGTAGAAGGTGTACTCCAAGTTTATGTTCCTGTCTTTGGGTAGTAGCTCTACTGAATTTTTTTCTATGACTTGCCCCTTTGGAGTGAGACACAGGGGGACTGTGGCTTTGTTTTCGATTTTGATTTTTACCCGCGACATGGTGCAGTTGTACATAGTGACGTATACGTGTGTCTGGTCGTAGTTTACGTACACTTTATTGGGCTGGCAGAAGCCTTTGCCGCCTCCGACTGGATTCGCGTTCTTAATCTCGTAACTCCAGCTCCCGGTAGTTGCCAC
It includes:
- a CDS encoding signal peptidase I encodes the protein MDWRWLWLLLPVFLLLQYFVRVDFWLWIPVWGLLAVLYSRWALGCEDGGLSRGVATAAVYGALLVAVGWVFGWEASVYGGSPAASVLNAVFFGVLALARELARSAALSAVGSGDLRVFLVSATLAFEPGWLRPSPTWVGTVLVPSLAVSLAASYLQLRYGTFASLPLAFVWGVAPYVAPVWVKAPWVFYGLLHILFLIGVLLDVSPPGSVAWRDVLLAGVVVLVVVFAAGGLGVRPFVVATGSMSPVYMPGDVVLVAPAKSINVGDVVLYRADVGYVLHRVIDVRREGRQIYYVTKGDANASPDPRPVPRENVVGVAVGRIPYVGWPALWIRDPAGGWPYLAALLGGVAGVELALGRVIRRRNGLSSSRR